From one Flavobacterium sp. N502536 genomic stretch:
- a CDS encoding glucoamylase family protein: MVKISVLLLTFTFLSCNAQEKKDKEKASSATVKLTDEQLLATVQKETFKYFWDYAEPNSGLARERYHPDGNYPENDAHIVTTGGSGFGLMAIVSGMSQGYVTKEKGVERLNKIADFLGKADRFHGAWSHWIDGNTGKVKPFGTKDNGGDLVETSFLVAGMITVREYLKDGSEKERAVAQKYDALWKGVDWQWYTNNKNVLYWHWSPTYDWQMNFPLEGYNECLITYVMAASSPTHAIEAKAYHEGWARNGGIVSSKTKYNLPLILKHNGAEEFGGPLFWAHYSYVGLDPNQLTDKYANYWNLNVNQVKIDYQYCIENPGKFKGYGPDYWGLTASYSRNPDGSIGYDAHMPSNDKGVISPTAAISSIVYTPKEAIAVIRNLYENHKKETFGNAGFYDAVSLQNKWVAKRYLAIDQGPEVVMIENYRTGLLWKLFMNAPEVKQGLTKLGFKSGKYEF; this comes from the coding sequence ATGGTTAAAATTTCAGTTTTACTATTAACTTTTACTTTTTTGAGCTGTAATGCACAAGAAAAAAAAGACAAAGAAAAGGCATCGTCAGCTACAGTAAAATTAACAGACGAGCAGCTTTTAGCTACGGTTCAAAAAGAGACCTTTAAATATTTTTGGGATTATGCCGAACCCAACTCAGGATTGGCCAGAGAACGTTACCATCCGGATGGGAATTACCCTGAAAACGATGCACATATTGTAACTACAGGAGGTTCTGGTTTTGGATTGATGGCCATAGTATCCGGAATGTCACAAGGATATGTAACCAAAGAAAAAGGTGTTGAAAGACTGAACAAAATTGCTGATTTTTTAGGCAAAGCAGATCGTTTTCACGGAGCATGGTCACACTGGATAGACGGAAATACAGGAAAAGTAAAACCTTTTGGAACCAAGGATAATGGTGGAGATTTGGTCGAAACCTCATTTTTGGTTGCAGGAATGATTACCGTTCGCGAATATCTAAAAGACGGTTCGGAGAAAGAGCGAGCAGTAGCTCAAAAATATGACGCACTTTGGAAAGGAGTAGACTGGCAATGGTACACCAACAATAAAAATGTCTTGTACTGGCACTGGTCGCCAACCTACGACTGGCAAATGAATTTTCCGCTGGAAGGCTACAACGAATGTTTGATTACCTACGTGATGGCAGCTTCTTCACCCACACATGCGATAGAGGCAAAAGCCTACCACGAAGGCTGGGCGAGAAATGGCGGAATTGTTTCTTCAAAAACAAAATACAACCTGCCATTAATTCTAAAACACAACGGGGCTGAGGAATTTGGAGGACCCTTGTTTTGGGCGCATTATTCGTATGTAGGACTTGATCCGAACCAATTAACAGACAAATATGCCAACTATTGGAATCTGAATGTGAATCAGGTAAAAATTGATTACCAGTATTGTATCGAAAACCCGGGGAAGTTTAAAGGTTATGGACCCGATTATTGGGGATTAACCGCATCTTATTCCAGAAATCCTGACGGATCTATAGGTTACGATGCACACATGCCAAGTAACGATAAAGGGGTTATCTCTCCAACAGCTGCAATTAGTTCAATCGTGTACACGCCAAAAGAAGCAATAGCTGTCATTAGAAACTTATATGAAAATCATAAAAAAGAAACCTTTGGAAATGCAGGGTTTTATGATGCGGTAAGCTTACAGAACAAATGGGTGGCAAAACGTTATTTAGCCATCGATCAGGGACCTGAAGTTGTCATGATCGAAAACTACCGTACCGGTTTATTGTGGAAATTGTTCATGAATGCTCCCGAAGTAAAACAAGGTTTAACGAAACTTGGTTTTAAATCCGGAAAATACGAATTCTAA
- the bglX gene encoding beta-glucosidase BglX, which translates to MKNKLVLLFLGCAVLGYAQKKNTKNTVKIKPKSEFVAELLSKMTLDEKLGQLNLPTSGDITTGQANSSDVAKKIAEGKVGGLFNIKSVQKIREVQRIAVEKSRLKIPLIFGMDVIHGYETTFPIPLGLSCTWDMNLIERSARIAAQEASADGINWTFSPMVDVSRDPRWGRVSEGSGEDPYLGSQIAKAMVNGYQQHDLSKNNSIMACVKHFALYGAPESGRDYNTVDMSHIRMFNDYFPPYKAAVDAGVGSVMASFNEIDGIPATGNKWLMTDVLRKQWGFKGFVVTDFTGIPEMIEHGMGDLQAVSALSLNAGVEMDMVGEGFLGTLKKSLDEKKVTIETIDNAVKLILEAKYDLGLFSDPYKYCDANRAKTEIFTASSRKEARSTAAQSLVLLKNQNQLLPLKKSGTIALIGPLADAKENMPGTWSVATRMENAISLLAGIKEVAGASTKVLYAKGSNLDYDEEFETKATMFGKTLHRDTRSKEELLAEALKVANQSDVIVAALGESAEMSGESSSRTNLEIPQAQKDLLNALLKTGKPVVLVLFDGRPLVIKEENETVPAILNVWFAGTEAGYAIADVLFGDVNPSGKLTSTFPRSVGQLPIYYAHKNTGRPLVNKEGKFEKFRSNYIDERNEPLFPFGFGLSYTTFEYSNLKISADKMNSNGKLKVTVDVANTGNYDGKETVQLYIRDLVGSVTRPVRELKNFQKITLKKGEKQTVTFEITVEDLKFYNSDLQFVAEPGQFDVFVGGNSDADKKVSFELTN; encoded by the coding sequence ATGAAAAACAAATTAGTCTTACTATTTTTAGGATGTGCTGTTCTCGGATACGCCCAGAAAAAGAACACTAAAAATACAGTAAAAATCAAACCGAAATCAGAGTTTGTAGCAGAGTTATTGTCAAAGATGACACTGGACGAAAAATTGGGACAGCTTAATTTACCGACTTCTGGAGATATTACTACAGGACAGGCAAACAGTTCTGATGTGGCGAAAAAAATTGCTGAAGGTAAAGTTGGAGGTTTATTCAATATTAAATCAGTTCAAAAAATTAGAGAAGTACAACGAATTGCGGTGGAGAAAAGCCGTCTGAAAATTCCATTGATTTTCGGAATGGACGTCATTCACGGTTACGAAACCACCTTCCCAATTCCACTGGGATTATCTTGTACCTGGGACATGAACCTGATCGAAAGAAGCGCCAGAATTGCAGCGCAGGAAGCCAGTGCTGACGGAATCAACTGGACATTCTCACCAATGGTAGACGTTTCTCGTGACCCGCGTTGGGGAAGAGTTTCTGAAGGTTCAGGAGAAGATCCGTATTTAGGAAGCCAGATTGCCAAAGCGATGGTAAATGGGTACCAGCAGCATGATCTTTCAAAAAACAATTCGATTATGGCCTGTGTAAAACACTTCGCTTTATACGGAGCACCGGAATCAGGACGTGATTACAATACAGTCGATATGAGTCATATCAGAATGTTCAACGACTATTTTCCTCCTTACAAAGCCGCTGTTGATGCAGGAGTAGGTTCGGTAATGGCTTCTTTCAATGAGATCGACGGAATCCCTGCAACAGGAAACAAATGGCTGATGACCGATGTTTTAAGAAAACAGTGGGGCTTTAAAGGTTTCGTAGTAACCGATTTTACCGGAATCCCTGAAATGATCGAACACGGAATGGGAGATTTACAGGCTGTTTCGGCTTTATCGCTAAACGCAGGTGTAGAAATGGACATGGTAGGTGAAGGTTTCTTAGGGACTTTGAAAAAATCATTAGACGAGAAAAAAGTAACCATCGAGACTATCGATAACGCGGTTAAACTTATTTTAGAAGCAAAATACGATTTAGGTTTATTCAGTGATCCGTATAAATATTGTGATGCCAACAGAGCAAAAACAGAAATCTTTACGGCAAGCAGCAGAAAAGAAGCACGTTCGACAGCAGCACAATCCTTGGTTTTACTGAAAAACCAAAATCAATTGTTACCACTTAAAAAATCAGGTACAATTGCTTTAATCGGACCTTTGGCAGATGCAAAAGAAAACATGCCGGGAACCTGGAGTGTGGCTACAAGAATGGAAAATGCGATCTCACTTTTGGCAGGAATCAAAGAAGTAGCGGGAGCTTCTACAAAAGTATTGTATGCTAAAGGAAGCAACTTAGATTACGATGAAGAGTTTGAAACCAAAGCAACCATGTTTGGTAAAACCTTACACCGTGATACTCGTTCAAAAGAAGAATTACTGGCAGAAGCTTTAAAAGTGGCTAATCAGTCAGACGTAATTGTTGCAGCATTGGGAGAATCTGCCGAAATGAGCGGTGAATCAAGCAGCCGTACGAACTTAGAAATTCCACAGGCCCAGAAAGATTTATTAAATGCCTTACTAAAAACAGGTAAACCGGTTGTTTTAGTATTGTTTGACGGGCGTCCGTTAGTGATAAAAGAGGAAAACGAAACCGTTCCGGCTATTTTAAATGTTTGGTTTGCCGGTACCGAAGCAGGTTATGCTATTGCCGACGTTTTGTTTGGTGATGTGAACCCTTCCGGAAAATTAACATCAACTTTCCCAAGAAGTGTGGGGCAGTTGCCGATTTATTATGCACACAAAAATACAGGAAGACCTCTTGTTAACAAAGAAGGTAAATTCGAAAAATTCAGATCAAACTATATTGACGAAAGAAATGAACCGTTGTTCCCATTTGGTTTTGGTTTAAGTTATACCACTTTTGAGTATTCAAACCTGAAGATTTCAGCTGATAAAATGAATTCAAATGGTAAATTGAAAGTAACCGTAGATGTTGCCAACACCGGAAACTATGATGGAAAAGAAACCGTGCAGTTGTACATCAGAGATTTGGTTGGATCTGTAACAAGACCTGTTAGAGAGCTTAAAAATTTCCAAAAAATAACCCTTAAAAAAGGGGAGAAACAAACCGTGACTTTCGAGATCACAGTTGAAGATTTAAAATTTTATAATTCTGACCTACAATTTGTAGCAGAACCTGGGCAGTTTGATGTTTTCGTAGGTGGAAATTCAGATGCCGATAAGAAAGTTAGCTTTGAGTTAACTAATTAG
- a CDS encoding glycerophosphodiester phosphodiesterase family protein, giving the protein MNTTKAFRISLLLTITIAFQSCCVKENAIVAHRGAWKKNNLPENSIAALRHAIDLKLPGSEFDVWRTADDSLVINHDAHYNKLLIEETNYADLIKFKLSNGEKLPTLYEYIAEGKRNNKHTLLVCEIKPSEISKERGRKTALKAVETINKLKADKSTCYISFDYEILKQIREVDSRASLQYLEGNKSPKEVKADHINGVDYHYSVFKKHPEWIKEAKAYNVILNAWTVNETADMDWIIDHKFNYITTNEPELLKQRIKQKK; this is encoded by the coding sequence ATGAATACTACTAAAGCATTTCGGATATCATTACTTTTAACAATAACAATTGCTTTTCAGTCCTGCTGTGTGAAAGAAAATGCAATAGTGGCACATCGAGGGGCATGGAAAAAGAACAATCTCCCTGAAAATTCGATAGCAGCTCTGCGACATGCCATCGACTTAAAACTTCCCGGTTCAGAGTTTGACGTTTGGAGAACAGCCGATGATTCACTCGTTATCAATCATGACGCACATTATAACAAATTGCTTATTGAGGAAACAAATTATGCCGATCTTATAAAGTTTAAACTTTCAAACGGAGAGAAGCTTCCAACCTTGTACGAGTATATAGCTGAAGGCAAGAGAAATAACAAGCACACCCTTTTGGTTTGTGAAATAAAACCTTCAGAAATAAGTAAAGAAAGAGGAAGAAAAACGGCGTTGAAGGCGGTCGAAACAATCAATAAACTGAAAGCAGATAAAAGTACCTGCTACATTAGTTTTGATTACGAAATTCTGAAACAAATCAGAGAAGTCGATTCCCGGGCAAGTTTACAGTATCTCGAAGGAAACAAATCTCCAAAAGAAGTTAAAGCAGATCATATAAACGGCGTTGATTATCATTATTCAGTATTTAAGAAACATCCGGAGTGGATCAAAGAAGCTAAAGCGTATAATGTTATTTTAAATGCCTGGACGGTAAACGAAACGGCCGATATGGACTGGATAATTGATCATAAATTCAATTATATCACTACCAATGAACCTGAGTTGTTAAAACAAAGGATAAAACAGAAAAAATAG
- a CDS encoding family 43 glycosylhydrolase: MKKIYGVAVMLMLISLSNTILAQNTKIPGKTEWFDPNKKASTYCNPVNIGYNYTTENHNGIPESRRSSADPVIITFKGEYYLFATNQAGYFWSKDMSDWKFVYGSFQRRPADDDQCAPAAWVVNDTLFYVGSTWKRDHPVWKTADPKSGQWLRHIDKAMLPTWDPAIFQDDDKKVYMYYGSSGKLPLVGVEVDYNTWLPKGDQAAYEKLYKATEVEDIQRAYGEIKEVAGLDPANHGWERFGPNNDMEPAPWGIL; encoded by the coding sequence ATGAAAAAAATATATGGAGTAGCTGTTATGCTGATGCTGATTAGTTTAAGCAATACAATACTTGCACAAAATACTAAAATTCCAGGTAAGACCGAATGGTTTGACCCCAACAAAAAAGCCTCAACCTACTGCAATCCGGTTAATATCGGCTACAATTACACCACCGAGAATCACAATGGCATTCCGGAATCCCGTCGTTCGAGTGCCGATCCGGTAATTATCACCTTCAAAGGAGAGTATTATTTGTTTGCCACCAATCAGGCGGGGTATTTTTGGAGCAAAGATATGTCAGACTGGAAGTTTGTGTACGGCAGTTTTCAGCGCCGCCCTGCCGATGATGACCAATGCGCCCCTGCGGCATGGGTGGTTAACGATACCTTATTTTATGTGGGATCAACCTGGAAAAGAGACCATCCTGTTTGGAAAACTGCCGATCCAAAATCGGGACAATGGTTGCGACATATCGACAAAGCGATGCTGCCAACCTGGGATCCGGCTATTTTTCAGGACGATGATAAAAAAGTATATATGTATTACGGTTCAAGTGGAAAATTACCGCTTGTAGGCGTAGAAGTCGATTACAATACCTGGCTTCCAAAAGGCGATCAGGCAGCTTACGAAAAACTATACAAAGCCACTGAAGTAGAAGACATTCAACGTGCTTATGGCGAAATAAAAGAAGTCGCAGGTCTTGATCCTGCCAATCACGGTTGGGAGCGTTTTGGACCCAATAACGATATGGAACCCGCACCCTGGGGAATTTTATAG
- a CDS encoding discoidin domain-containing protein, whose protein sequence is MTKHNGKYYMQYGAPATEFKGYANGVHVGNNPLGPFTYQKHNPMSYKPGGFVIGAGHGNTFADNYGNYWNTGTCKISIKDRFERRIDMFPAGFDKDDVMYSITAYGDFPIVLPTKKRNQERGASSGWMLLSYKKPVTVSSSEECMEVETHRMDNGGKKVYEKFCYGAENLTDENIQTYWSAKTANPGEWLQLDLGRQMQIQALQINYADHKATQFNKAMDIYYQYKIFMSDDAVNWKLVIDKSKNAKDVPHDYVELTKAIKARYIKMVNIHNASGLFAISDFRVFGNGLAEKPQPVTDFKVVRNTADSRNAMISWKKQSNAIGYNIYYGISPDKLYNSIMVYDDSSYDFRGLDKGTTYYFTIEAFNENGIGVKNELQEVK, encoded by the coding sequence ATGACCAAACACAATGGTAAATACTACATGCAATACGGAGCTCCTGCTACTGAATTTAAAGGTTATGCCAATGGCGTACATGTTGGAAACAATCCGCTGGGGCCTTTTACCTATCAAAAACACAATCCGATGTCGTATAAACCGGGAGGATTTGTAATTGGAGCCGGACACGGAAATACTTTTGCGGACAATTATGGAAATTATTGGAATACCGGAACCTGTAAAATCTCCATCAAAGACCGTTTTGAGCGTCGTATTGATATGTTTCCTGCCGGATTTGACAAAGACGATGTCATGTATTCCATCACCGCTTACGGAGATTTTCCGATCGTTTTGCCAACCAAAAAACGCAACCAGGAAAGAGGAGCTTCCTCCGGCTGGATGTTACTTTCATATAAAAAGCCTGTGACCGTTTCTTCTTCAGAAGAATGTATGGAAGTGGAAACCCACAGAATGGACAACGGCGGGAAAAAAGTATATGAGAAGTTTTGCTACGGAGCAGAGAATTTAACCGATGAAAATATTCAAACCTACTGGTCAGCAAAAACAGCGAATCCGGGAGAATGGTTACAGTTGGATCTGGGCAGACAAATGCAAATTCAGGCGCTCCAGATCAATTATGCCGATCATAAAGCAACGCAATTCAACAAGGCAATGGACATTTATTATCAGTATAAAATCTTTATGTCTGACGATGCCGTAAACTGGAAATTGGTAATCGATAAATCTAAAAATGCAAAAGACGTTCCGCATGATTACGTTGAACTGACAAAAGCAATTAAGGCCCGTTACATTAAAATGGTCAACATTCATAATGCTTCCGGTTTATTTGCTATTTCAGATTTCAGAGTATTTGGAAACGGATTGGCAGAAAAACCACAACCGGTTACGGATTTTAAAGTAGTGCGAAATACAGCTGATTCGCGAAACGCCATGATCTCCTGGAAAAAACAAAGTAATGCTATTGGTTACAATATCTATTACGGCATTTCACCGGACAAATTGTATAACAGCATTATGGTCTACGACGATAGTTCTTATGATTTTAGAGGGCTGGATAAAGGAACGACCTATTATTTTACGATTGAAGCGTTCAATGAAAACGGAATTGGAGTGAAAAACGAATTGCAGGAAGTAAAATAA
- a CDS encoding M20/M25/M40 family metallo-hydrolase — MKKTILLTALVLNGLTSFAQSNDEKNIKLFYKKALTESKCYTWLEYLSNDIGSRLSGSASAEKAVQYTKRQLETLGLDKVYLQEVMVPHWVRGEKETAYILDNKTKTVVPICALGGSVATAKTGLTAEVIEVKGIKELAELGDKVKGKIVFYNRPMDPENIETFRSYGACVDQRYAGAKEAAKLGAVGTIVRSMNLRLDDFPHTGAQSYGDLPKDQYIPTAAISTNGAELLSKSLKRNPSLKFYFKQSCETLPDVLSYNVVGELTGTENPGNIMVVGGHLDSWDLADGSHDDGAGVVQSMEVVRILKNLNYKPKNTIRVVLFMNEENGGKGGAKYEELSKQKNENHIFALESDSGGFSPRGFSIEADDANFKKIAGFKDLFEPYLVHSFTIGHAGSDINHLTSKAIVKAGLKPDSQRYFDYHHAANDKFDAINKRELELGAATMTTLMYLMDQGGIVLPAAN; from the coding sequence ATGAAAAAAACGATTCTTTTAACTGCTTTAGTTTTAAACGGATTGACATCTTTTGCACAGTCAAATGATGAGAAAAACATTAAATTATTTTATAAAAAAGCTCTGACCGAGTCTAAATGTTACACCTGGTTAGAGTATTTGTCTAACGATATCGGAAGCCGTTTGTCAGGTTCTGCAAGTGCCGAAAAAGCAGTGCAATACACCAAAAGACAATTAGAGACTCTTGGTCTTGATAAAGTGTACCTGCAGGAAGTAATGGTTCCGCATTGGGTGCGTGGCGAAAAAGAAACCGCGTATATTTTAGACAATAAAACAAAAACGGTAGTGCCTATTTGTGCTTTAGGAGGATCAGTTGCTACTGCAAAAACGGGACTTACCGCTGAAGTAATCGAAGTAAAAGGAATAAAAGAACTGGCGGAATTGGGCGATAAGGTAAAAGGCAAAATTGTATTTTACAACAGACCAATGGACCCGGAAAATATCGAAACTTTTAGATCTTACGGAGCCTGTGTAGATCAAAGATATGCTGGTGCAAAAGAAGCAGCAAAACTAGGAGCAGTTGGAACTATCGTACGTTCGATGAACTTACGCTTAGATGATTTTCCGCATACAGGAGCTCAAAGTTATGGTGATTTACCAAAAGACCAGTACATTCCAACCGCTGCAATTAGCACCAATGGAGCTGAGTTGTTGAGTAAATCACTAAAAAGAAACCCGTCTTTAAAGTTTTATTTCAAACAATCTTGTGAGACGCTGCCGGATGTTTTATCCTATAACGTAGTTGGAGAACTTACCGGAACAGAAAACCCTGGCAACATTATGGTTGTTGGCGGACACTTGGATTCCTGGGATCTAGCGGATGGTTCGCATGACGACGGAGCAGGAGTAGTGCAAAGTATGGAAGTAGTTCGAATTTTAAAAAATTTAAACTATAAGCCTAAAAACACCATTCGTGTAGTGCTGTTTATGAATGAAGAAAATGGTGGTAAAGGAGGAGCGAAGTATGAAGAACTTTCGAAACAAAAGAACGAGAATCATATTTTTGCTTTAGAGAGCGATTCAGGAGGATTTAGCCCAAGAGGGTTTTCAATCGAAGCAGATGATGCTAATTTCAAGAAAATAGCAGGTTTTAAAGACCTTTTCGAGCCATATTTGGTACATAGCTTCACTATTGGTCACGCAGGGTCAGACATCAATCATTTAACGTCTAAAGCAATTGTGAAAGCAGGTTTGAAACCGGACTCACAACGTTATTTTGATTACCACCACGCAGCAAACGATAAATTTGACGCCATCAACAAAAGAGAACTAGAGCTTGGAGCAGCAACAATGACAACTTTGATGTATTTAATGGATCAGGGCGGAATTGTTCTTCCAGCGGCGAACTAA
- a CDS encoding PAS domain-containing sensor histidine kinase: MINRAPKLSRNNLHFFSQFEDFFDSSPDLLCIASFDGYFKRINPAVSKLLGYTEEELLSLPINDFVFEADKMRTANARKDLTLDIGLYNFENRYVTKTGTIVWLLWSSVPIAKDRLVYAIAKNITFKKELEQERNLHLAELTKQNKELKQLTYTTAHDLRSPVNNLLAVFDLLDTSTITDPETLELISVIQTSTQSLKKTLIDHVALLDKKNEEDEQLEMLNFEVVLEEVLSSIHSLIQNSKTKLIIDFSEAETILFNKTSLKSIFLNLITNSIKYSKPGFLPVIHFNSLRSNGTTQLIISDNGIGFDMEKVKDKIFGLHQKFSSNKDSNGIGLYLVYNHITNLGGHICLESQPNEGAKFTITF; this comes from the coding sequence ATGATTAATAGAGCACCTAAATTATCCAGAAACAATCTGCACTTTTTTTCGCAGTTCGAAGACTTTTTTGACTCTTCACCAGATTTGTTGTGTATTGCAAGTTTTGACGGTTATTTTAAAAGAATAAACCCAGCTGTCTCTAAATTACTGGGCTATACCGAAGAAGAATTACTATCGCTCCCTATAAACGATTTTGTTTTTGAAGCCGATAAAATGAGAACCGCAAATGCCCGAAAAGACCTTACCCTGGATATCGGTCTCTATAATTTCGAAAACCGCTATGTAACCAAAACCGGCACTATTGTCTGGCTCTTATGGAGTTCTGTTCCGATTGCCAAAGACAGACTGGTGTATGCCATTGCCAAAAACATCACCTTTAAGAAAGAACTCGAACAGGAAAGAAACCTTCATTTGGCTGAACTCACCAAACAAAACAAAGAACTCAAACAACTCACCTATACCACGGCCCACGATTTAAGATCTCCTGTAAACAATCTTTTGGCCGTTTTTGATCTTTTGGATACCTCTACTATAACCGATCCTGAAACGCTTGAATTAATCTCTGTTATTCAAACTTCCACACAAAGCTTAAAGAAAACGCTGATCGATCATGTTGCGCTGCTGGATAAAAAAAACGAGGAAGACGAGCAGTTAGAAATGCTGAATTTTGAAGTTGTTTTAGAAGAAGTTTTATCCTCAATCCATTCGCTCATTCAAAATTCGAAAACAAAGCTTATAATTGATTTTTCGGAGGCAGAAACCATTCTCTTCAATAAAACATCTCTAAAAAGTATATTCCTCAATCTGATTACCAATTCGATTAAGTATTCAAAACCCGGTTTTTTGCCTGTTATTCACTTTAATTCCCTTCGTTCTAACGGAACTACCCAATTGATTATTTCGGATAACGGAATAGGCTTTGACATGGAAAAAGTAAAAGATAAGATTTTTGGACTGCATCAAAAATTCAGTTCGAATAAGGACAGTAACGGAATTGGTCTCTATCTGGTTTACAATCACATAACAAACCTAGGAGGTCACATTTGTCTGGAAAGCCAACCCAATGAAGGGGCTAAATTTACGATTACGTTCTGA
- a CDS encoding YiiX family permuted papain-like enzyme, with protein sequence MKKSKSLFLGITFLLSFGCALFVALQVFPNNPFSHAKTKEKTTLQDKIKDGDLIFQTSQSPQCEAVRIATNSKFSHCGIIYDINGKWFVFEAVQPVKLTPFDEWIQHGKNADYLVKRLKNADAVLTPVVLQKMKAYSQQFDGREYDAYFEWSDTRIYCSELIWKIYKNVANIELSKLKQLKDFNLTDPRVQKILKERYGNDVPLDEKVVAPSDLVDSELLKTVIDTY encoded by the coding sequence ATGAAAAAATCAAAATCTCTCTTTTTAGGAATTACCTTTTTACTCAGCTTTGGGTGTGCTTTGTTTGTTGCGCTTCAGGTTTTCCCCAACAATCCTTTTTCGCACGCTAAAACGAAAGAAAAAACGACCTTACAAGACAAAATTAAAGATGGTGACCTTATATTCCAAACCTCTCAGTCTCCTCAATGTGAAGCGGTACGAATTGCAACCAACTCTAAATTCTCACATTGTGGCATCATTTACGATATCAACGGAAAATGGTTTGTTTTTGAAGCGGTTCAGCCTGTAAAACTTACTCCTTTTGATGAATGGATTCAGCACGGAAAAAACGCAGATTATCTTGTAAAACGATTGAAAAATGCCGATGCCGTTTTGACTCCTGTGGTTCTTCAAAAAATGAAAGCATACAGTCAGCAATTTGACGGAAGAGAATACGATGCCTATTTTGAGTGGAGCGATACCCGAATTTATTGCTCTGAGCTGATCTGGAAAATTTATAAGAATGTGGCAAACATTGAATTGTCGAAATTGAAACAGCTGAAAGATTTTAATCTAACCGATCCAAGAGTACAAAAAATACTAAAGGAAAGATACGGAAATGATGTTCCTCTTGACGAAAAAGTAGTCGCTCCCTCCGATTTGGTCGATTCTGAGCTCCTAAAAACGGTAATTGACACCTATTAA
- the kdsA gene encoding 3-deoxy-8-phosphooctulonate synthase: MNIQHIPQIKHTESGNFFLLAGPCAIEGEEMALRIAEKLVGITDNLQIPFVFKGSFKKANRSRIDSFSGIGDEKALKILRKVSETFHVPTVTDIHTNEDAAMAAQYVDVLQIPAFLVRQTDLVVAAANTGKTVNLKKGQFMSPESMKHAVQKVLDCNNENVMVTDRGTMFGYQDMIVDYRGIPTMQQYATTVLDVTHSLQQPNQTAGVTGGRPDMIETVAKAGIAVGVDGIFIETHFDPANAKSDGANMLHLDYFEGLMTKLVAIRKTVNSF; encoded by the coding sequence ATGAACATACAACATATTCCACAAATTAAGCATACAGAAAGCGGAAACTTCTTTTTATTGGCAGGGCCTTGCGCTATCGAAGGAGAAGAAATGGCGCTTAGAATTGCAGAAAAACTAGTTGGTATTACCGACAATCTTCAAATTCCTTTTGTATTTAAAGGATCTTTCAAAAAAGCCAACCGTTCCAGAATTGATAGCTTTTCGGGAATTGGTGACGAAAAAGCATTAAAAATATTACGAAAAGTTTCTGAAACTTTCCACGTTCCAACTGTAACAGACATCCATACCAATGAAGATGCTGCTATGGCGGCACAATACGTTGATGTTTTGCAAATTCCTGCATTCCTGGTTCGCCAGACTGACCTGGTTGTTGCTGCGGCAAACACCGGAAAAACGGTAAACCTGAAAAAAGGACAATTTATGAGTCCGGAAAGCATGAAACATGCGGTACAAAAAGTACTGGACTGTAACAATGAAAACGTTATGGTTACCGATCGCGGTACTATGTTTGGTTACCAGGACATGATTGTTGACTACAGAGGAATCCCTACTATGCAGCAATATGCTACTACCGTTTTAGATGTGACACACTCGTTACAACAGCCTAATCAAACTGCCGGAGTTACAGGCGGAAGACCTGATATGATCGAAACTGTTGCCAAAGCGGGTATCGCTGTTGGTGTTGACGGTATTTTTATCGAAACTCATTTTGATCCTGCTAATGCAAAAAGTGATGGCGCTAATATGCTTCATTTAGACTATTTCGAAGGTTTAATGACCAAATTGGTAGCCATTAGAAAAACAGTTAATTCATTCTAA